Genomic DNA from Candidatus Kaiserbacteria bacterium:
ACAACCACGGTTAATTTTCGTGTGGGAATAGGTGGCTCGGTGGTTCAGACGAGTGGTACCTACGTTGCTACTACGACACTCACGGCAATTGCATTATAATAGTGCTATGCGTACTTTTTTTCAGAGAGGCATACTCACCATCCTTATTCTTGGTATGGTGTTTCCGGGAGTGATAGCGCAGGCGGTTACCGATGATTTTATTATTCGTGCTTTTGTCGGAGGAGATACTATGCCTCCTACGGTGCCTACTGGGCTCACTGCTACCCCTGTAGCATCGTCACAGATTGATCTTACCTGGCTTCCCTCGACAGATAATTACCTACTCGCGGGATACCATGTGTGGCGGGACGATGTACAGATAGCCACGACTACAGCACTCACGTATTTAGACACGGGCTTGACCGCGAGTACCACGTATACCTACTTCATTACTGCGTATGATAGTTTTGCAAATGAATCCGCATCTTCGACACCGGTGTCTACCACAACACCCAGCATTATTGTCATACCGCCACCATCGCCTGATACACCAAGTGGAAATCAATACGGATATCGCCTGACACCACTCGATCAAATTATTCTCTCACTTGAGATTTTGCCCCAGAAAGACTCAGTGATTATTCGCTACGTGACGAATATGCACATCCAATCAGTCATTAAGTGGGGAAGGACAAGTTCATATGAACTAGGCTCTCTTTCAGAGCAGGCATTTATTAAAAAGCATGAGACAAAGATTGCGGGACTTATTCCCGGTACTACGTATCGCTTTGTGATTGAAGGAAAGGATGCGTTTGGGAGAGAGGGTGTTCTCCATGAAGGAACATTCACCACACAAGAGCCGGACGATATTTTTCCACCAGGAAACGTGACCGGTCTCACCGCCACGCGCTCAGAAGATGATGTGGTGCTTTCATGGAAATTGCCACAAGACCCCGACCTTGCGTACGTACGTGTGGTGCGGAATGACCGCTTTTACCCGAGCGATATTGCTGACGGGTGGGTGGTATATGAAGGGCTCGCAAGTGGCTTTCGTGATGAGGGTGCGGCCACGGGAGAACGGCAGTTTTATACGGTGTTTAGTTATGATGCACTTGGGAATATTTCCTCGGGAGCGGTAGTGGCGATACGTTTTGGTACGCCCGGTGTGGTGTCTCCTATTACCCCAGGGGCGTCTACGACGCCCCTGGGAGAGCCCGGTATTGTAGACCCCGTGCAAAATGAGATACGACTTGCGTTTGATGACATTCGTTTTATCCAAGAGGGAGTAACGCTTCATGCTGTGGATGGAGTGGTGGCTCTAGATGGTGCAAAGCAACTCACCATTGCAATCCCGTACGAACTCATGCCCGAGCACCTCAAGACTATTTTGGTGGTGCTTGGCGACGGTACTAACCCTGAGCGCACATTCCAGTTTTTGCTTCGAGTCAACAAAGAGCACACATTGTACACAAGTACTTTGGCACCGCTCGGTGTAAGTGGAAAGTTTCCGGTGTCAGTATCGGTCTTCGATTTCACTACAGCACAGATAGGGTATGCCGGGGGAGTACTTGATGCGCGCATCACCACTCTTGCGCACGTCCCCGAGCAGGTGAGTTTCCCACAATACCTTCTCCACCTTTTCACCTCATACCTCCTCTGGTTTATTTTGCTCCTCATTATCCTAGTCCTCCTCGGTTGGCGACTCGTACGCAAGCAAGAATCTTAATGGAGTACTACACAAACCCATCCCCATTTTAAAACCCAGACCCAAGCCCAACCATTTTAAAATGGGAATAGGTTTGTGTTTAGTGTATGTATGGTCGACTTACGATGTCGACCATACATTTGTTAGCCTGAGACAGTGCGCGGGGTAGTGGTCAATGTTCGACGTCCGACGTCGTTCATATGGATATTGTGCAGATTCCTTGGATTTGCGATGGTATACTACATACACTAATTTTATTTTTTGTATGAAAAAAGTTCGCGTAGCAATTAATGGGTTTGGACGTATCGGCCGCACCTTTTTTAGGTTGGCATATGACCATCCTGATTTTGAGGTGGTCATGGTGAATGACTTGGGTGATATTAAAAATCTTGCATACCTGCTTGAGTATGATACGGCGTATGGGCGTGTACCGTATAGTGTTGTAGCCGAAGAAGGTGCACTCATTGTCGACGGAAAAAAGATACGATGCACGAGTGAGCGCGAACTCGCAAAACTACCCTGGGGGGAAGAGCATATTGATATTGTCGTGGAGTCCACAGGAGTATTCACTTCCTACGAGAAGGCGAAAGCCCATATTGAAGCAGGTGCAAAGCGTGTTGTGGTGACGGCACCCCTCAAAGACGAAGGGGCTGACAGTGCACTCGCACAGACGGTGCTCATGGGGATGAACGAGAATGCGCTCGCGACATGCACGGTGTCTTCCAATGCGTCATGTACCACAAATGCGACGAGTCCACTCGTGGCAATTTTAAACGAGGCAATTGGTATTGAGAAAGCAATTTTAAATACCGTGCATGCATACACGGCATCACAATCACTTGTGGATGGACCGAGCAAAAAGGACTTTCGAGAGGGTCGCTCAGCAGCACAAAATATCGTGCCGTCTTCTACGGGTGCTGCAATTGCTACGACACTTGTACATACTTCACTGAAGGACAAGTTTGATGGTATTTCTATTCGTGTGCCCGTACAGGTAGGTTCTATTGTCGACTTTACCTTTATCGCAAAGCGTGACACAACAGCGGCAGAGGTAAACGAAGCACTTACCAAAGCAGCAACGCAGGCACCGTGGCAGGGGAAATTTGCGGTGACCGCGGCACCCATCGTCTCCTCTGATATTATCGGTGCAGAGGTGGCATCTATCGCCGACCTCACCTTCACGCGTGTGGTAGGAGGAAATCTCGTAAAAGTGCTCGCATGGTACGATAATGAAACAGGCTACACGAGCACCTTGGTTAATCATGTTGCACACATTGCCTCTTTGCTACAAAAGTCATAATTCTATTTCTGTATGAAAATTTATATTGCGACCGATCATGCTGGTTTTCCCCTCAAAGAACACATTCTTCCGTTTGTCCGTGAAGAACTAGGATATGAAGTTGTAGATTGTGGCGATCTGACGCTTAACCCAACGGACGATTATCCTCTATTCATGAAGGAGGCAGCACGCGCGGTTTCCGAAAATCCCGAAGGAGCAAAGGCCATTATCTTTGGTTGGTCGGGACAAGGGGAAGCGATAGTTGCGAACCGCTTCCCCCATATACGCGCAGTTGTCTATTACGGAGGACAACCTGAAATCATTCGCCTTTCGCGTGAGCACAATGACGCCAACGTGCTTTCCTTTGGCGCACACTTTGTGAGTGTTGAAGATGCAAAGGAAGCGGTCGCGCTCTGGCTTAGTACTCCCTTTACTCATGATGATCGACACGTGCGCCGTATCGCGCAGATTGATAACTAACTATTCTATGTCACCCATTGTCCCCGCTATCATACCCACATCATTCGCGCACCTTAAAGAATCTATCGACCTTGTTGCTCCTTTTACGCATGAAGTGCAGGTAGATATTGTAGATGGTGTTTTTGTGCCGTTTACTTCATGGCCGTATGTAGCGGGCGGGCACGTTGCTGATATGGCACCTCTTGCCTCGGAGGCTTTGGTAGAAGTGGATTTGATGCTTATGGAGCCTGAGACAGTACTCGCGGAGTATGTGAGGGCAGGTGCACGGCGCGTGGTGGTGCATCTCGAGAGTGTACGTGATTTTGAAAAGATACTCGCTCTCAAAAAAGAATTTGATTTTAAATTGGGGTTTTCTATTAACAATGACACACCGCTTACGACACTCACTGATGTCATCGCATACGCAGACTATGTGCAACTCATGGGTATTGCGCATATAGGCTCACAAGGGCAGCCCTTTGATGAGCGTGTTCTCACTACTATCGCAACACTCCGCGCCGCGTACCCGACACTTCTTATCAGTATTGATGGGAGCGTAAATATAGAGACAGTAGGGAGGCTCGCACACGCAGGTGCAAATAGATGTGTCTCCGGCTCAGCAATTTTGAAACAAAAAAATCCCGAAGAAGCGTACAACACACTCACATCACTTTTTGCCATTGCAGCGTAGGGAAGAGCGGTAGGTAAGGCATATAATCTTTTTCGGTACTCTTTTCCTAAAATCCTTTTTCGGTACGAACTCTATATATGTTGGGGACAGAACTCTTATTCCGCACTGCTTTTCTTCAGCACGCATAAGACCCAAAACCCGCATTCTCCGAATGCGGGTTTTGGGTCTTTGCTCCGCTCCTCCCCTGCGGTCGTCCGCGAGGCTGCATAAAAGCAGTACGTCAACAAGTTCTTAAAAGCTCATACGTAAAAATTTGTTGAAGCACAACTTTAAAAAAGCATTGCGCAAGCGCACACAGCGCGAGCATAGCAAAGACTAAAAATCCCAATCCGAAGGATTAGGATTTTTAGTCTTATGCGTGGTTTTTTCAAGTTCGTGCTGAAAAAGAATTTTGAAGCATTATTTTTAATCAAAACTATTTGGTAATTAACACACGTCACTCTCTACTTATGCGGAGACACGGTATACTAGCGTTATATGCATTATCTTTCGGACACAGAAGTTCACGAGCTTGAAATTAAAGCGAATGAAATTAGGCAGAGCATCATCGAGATGCTTGTCGAAGCCAAAAGTGGTCACACCGCGGGCCCGCTCGGAATGGCTGATATTTTTACCACGCTCTATTTTGAGGTGCTCAAGCATAATCCGAAAGATCCTTTCTGGGCCGAGCGCGACAGAGTGATTCTTTCAAATGGGCATATTTGCCCCGGGCTCTACGCTACGATGGCGCACGCGGGCTATTTCCCCGTAGAGGAACTGCTTACCTTGCGTAAGTTCGGTTCACGCTTGCAGGGACACCCTCACCGAGAAACACTTCCGGGTATTGAAACGAGTTCAGGTCCACTTGGCTCGGGACTTTCACAGGCGGTAGGTATGGCACTTGCTGAACGTATCGATAATCCCTATTCCGCAAAGTTTTTCTATTGCCTCATGGGGGATGGAGAGCTTGATTGCGGGCAGATATGGGAGGCGATGATGCTTGCAGGGAAGGAAGGACTTAATAATGTTGTGGCAATTGTCGATAGGAACGGTATTCAGATTGATGGCTTAACCAAAGACGTGATGCCCCTTGAGCCGCTCCGTGAAAAATTTGAATCATTCAACTGGGATGTACAGGAAGTAGATGGACATAACATCCGTGCTATCAACGATGCTATTGGCAAGGCACATGCAGTCTACGGACAGCCATCTATTATTATTGCCCATACCATTCCTTCAAAAGGCGTCGATGTGTTTGAACGCGACTTTAGATGGCACGGCAATCCTCCCGGCCTCGGCCCCGAGGACCAAGTACAAAAGAGCGAGCAGGCTACCGTTGCGCTCAAGAAGCTACGTACACTTAATGGTCACCTTCACATGCACGAATATGGCGAATAACATTGCATCACATCTCAATCCGAACCTTTTTAAGTCGGATGTCGAAACAGCACCAAATCGTAATGGCTATGGTGATGGGCTCAAAGAAGCAGGGGAGGCTGATGTGCGTGTTGTCGCGCTTTCTGCAGACCTAACCTCTTCCACAAAGACCAATGTGTTTGCGGAAGCATTTCCAAAGCGATTTGTGCAGATTGGTATTGCAGAGCAAAACCTTGCCTCAGTTGCCGCAGGTATGGCAGCAATGGGGAAGATTCCTTTTTTTGCATCGTACGCGGCATTTTCTCCAGGACGCAACTGGGAACAAATTCGCACCACGATTGCATACAATGGTGTCAATGTGAAAATCATCGGCGCCCATGCAGGAGTTTCGGTAGGGCCGGACGGTGCAACGCACCAGGCAGTGGAGGATTTGGCAACGATGCGTATCATTCCCCGCATGGTTGTTATCGCACCGTGTGATTATGATGAGGCAAAGAAAGCAACACTTGCTATGGCAAAGTATGTGGGCCCTGCATATATGCGCCTTGCTCGTGAAGCAAGCCCCCGCATCACTACTTCCGGCACGCCTTTTGCTATTGGAAAGGCAGAGGTCTTCTACACCAAGTCGCCTGAACACACAAAGACCGTTGGTATTATTTCAACGGGCATCATGACGTACCAGGCGCTTGTAGCTGCGAAGACACTGAATGAGCGCGGTATCGGTGCATCAGTACTTCATGTAGCAACCATAAAGCCACTTGATACCAAGGCAGTCGAACAATTTGCAGAAATACATAATGTACTCGTCACCGTAGAAGAGCATCAACGCGTGGGGGGCTTAGGAAGCGCTATCGCAGAGCACTTGAGCCTTGTACGTCCTACCAAGATTTTACGTCTTGGTATGAACGATGTCTTCGGACAATCTGGTACTCCCGAAGAACTCTTTGCCTGCTACGGTATGGACAGCGCCTCTATCGCTCGCGAGGCAGAGAAGTTTTTAGGCTAGGGCGTACTATGTGCTAACCCTCAAAACTCTTTTTCGGTACCACTTTATATCTGCACGCATAAGACCCGAAACCCGCATTCTCCGAATGCGGGTTTCGGGTCTTTGCTCCGCTCGGCCTGTGTGGCCTTGCGCGAGGCACCTAATTTTTAAGGAGCCGAATGGCGACTATAAAAATGGATGTACTCTCTGTGGTGCATATCTAAAGTGGTATCTCAACGAGTTTTGATACGAGGAAGCCTGTGAACAAATTCGTTGAGGCACAACTTTTGCAGGGCCTCGCGGACGACCTCAGGGGAGGAGCGGAGCAAAGGCCTGAAAACTAAAAGCATTGCTTTTAGTTTTCAGGCCTTATGCGTGCCCTGCAAAAGTTCGTGCCGAGAAAGGATTTGTGGATTGTAGGTAATATGGTACCGAATAAGAGTTTTGAGGTATTAAAACAATCTCTAGTTAAAATAAATCCCCGCTAGCCTTGGCCATCGGGGATTTATTTTTGTGTCCTTACACTATCTTTGCGACGTAATTTGCGGGGGCGGTTTTTAGGTATTCTTGTATCTTTTCTTTGGTGAGGAGGCCGTTCTGGGCACCAATGTGTTGTACTACGGACATGGAGTTAATAGGGCCCCATGCGAGTGCTGTCTTCACATCGTGTCCAAGAATAAGTGCGCTTACAAATGTGGATGAGAATGAGTCACCGGCACCGGTGCGCGAGACCGGTTCTTTCGGGTCGGGGTACATCGGCATGTACCACGCGGTATCGCCTTCGAGTGCGTATGCGCCATTAGGCCCGTCGGTAATCACGGGAATCTTTGGACCGAGAGCCTTCATCATGCGGAGGAGGGCAGGAATACTTTGTTCTTGAGTTTTAAGAATCTCCTGTGCTTCTTCTTTGTTACAGAAAAAGATTTCTGTAACCGCGTAGAGGTCCTTCAGTTCCTCATAGCCAAGACGAATCTGGAAGGTGCCCGGCTGAAACGCAAGTTTGGTCTCGGGATGCTCTTTTACATACTTTGCAATTTCGTGATGGAATGCAACACCGTTTTCGCCAATGGATGAGAAGTAGAGGAAGCGTGGTGATGTTTTGAAATCAGGGAGTTGGTACGGAAACTCCTCGTGTTTAATAAGAATAGTACGTTCTGCACCGTACCGGAGAATATAGTGATAATTCGTCTTTTTGCCTTCATGAATCTTTATGTAGTCGGTATCAATACCTTCTTTACGCAAGGTGTCGAGACAATCACTTCCATTACGATCGTGTCCAAGGCTCGACACAAGCGCTGCGCGCAACCCGAGACGGTGTGCTGCAACTGTTGCATTTGCAGAATTACCCACAGCATTAACGACAACGACGTCCTTGTACGGAAGTTTGCCACCAAAAGCCATTTCGAGTTTCTTGCGTCCGGTCTTTTCATCTACGGTTACTTTAGCGTCTTCTTGTGATAATTCAATAAATGCGTCTACGGTCGTGTCGCCAATGGCAACGAAATCATACTGTTGATCCATAATGAGAGTAGTATAGCATCCCACACTTTGCATCATGGTATAGTAGGGGGGATTATTACACAGCGTAACCACACAATGCACTATGGCACTCATTTACATTACACGTCATATTCCAGAAATCGGTATCAATTTACTTCGCGCCGCAGGGCACACGGTGGATGTGAGCACCAAGGACGGTGTGCTCACTCCACAAGAATTAGTGAGTGCCGTGAGCGCAAAACCGTATGATGCAGTCATTTCACTTCTTACCGATACCATCAATAAAGAAATCTTTGACGCAGTACCCACGGCAAAGATTTTTGCAAATTATGCCGTGGGGTACAACAACATTAATCTCGAGGATGCAAAGACTGCTGGGGTAACTATTACTAATACCCCCGGAGTGCTCAATGATACCGTTGCCGAATTTACCATCGCACTTATGCTCGCGATTGCACATCGTATCCCTGAATCAGAAACATTTACTCGGACGGGGAAGTTTGTGGGATGGGGACCAGAATTATTTATCGGTACCGACGTAAAGGGAAAGACTCTTGGTATCGTGGGTGCAGGGCGTATTGGCTACGAGGTAGCACGACGTGCGTATCATGGTCTTGGTATGAACATTGCATACTATGATGTGGTGCAGTTACCGACACTTGAAAAAGATTGTAAAGCGACCTTTGTGGATTCAGTTGAAGCGCTCCTTCCTCTCGCGGATGTCGTTTCTATTCATGTGCCACTTTTGCCTACTACAAAGCATCTCATTAATGCCGAGCGTCTTGCACTCATGAAGCCATCTGCATATCTCATTAATACCTCACGTGGACCCGTGGTGGACGAAGATGCACTCGTCGTCGCACTTCAAACGGGAGTGATTCGAGGAGCAGCGCTCGATGTGTATGAGTACGAGCCTACGCTCGCAAAGGGTCTTGCATCACTTCCAAACGTGGTGATTACCCCGCATATTGCATCAGCCTCAGATGAGACCCGTGGAAAGATGTCTGTCATGGCTGCGCAAAATGTGATTGATTTCCTCGCAGGGGAGGTACCTGAAAATAGGGTGGCCTTAGAATAAGGAGTGTAACGACTATATTCTAAGAGCCCGTCGTTTTTTCCTCCCCCCGGAGGTAAAAACGACGCGTACACTCATACCTTCTAAAAAATATACCCTACCTAAGAGCCCGTCGTTTTTTCCTCCCCCCGGAGGAAAAAGCGACGCACCACGTCGGTCATGGTTGAGAAAAGTTGAAGTTTTGCGTACGTATGGTATGGTAACCCACACAATTAAGCATTACATTATGACATTTTCACTTACCGTAGAGGCGCGTACCGAGCGAGGAAAGAAACTCGTGCAGTTGCGCGAAGCAGGAAAACTTCCTGCAATTATGTATGGTCCAAAGGAAGAAGCAACTGCTTTAACCATCGACCGTGTTGAGTTTGAAAAACTCTTTAAGCAGACGGGAGAATCAAGCGTGATTACACTTACTGGTCTTAAGACTCCAAAAGAGGTGCTCGTGAACGACGTTGCCTTTGATGCACGTCGTGGTGGAGTGATTCACGTTGACTTTTACGCTGTTGAGGCGGGGAAGGAAATTACGGTTGATGTACCGCTTGAATTCGTCGGTGAGGCTCCTGCAATAAAGCAGGGAGGTACACTTACTAAGGTACTCCATGAAGTGTCTATTACCTGTATGCCCGCACATCTTCCAAAGGAGATTCTCGTGGACGTATCGGGACTCGATGATTTTGAAAAACAGATTCACGTGCGTGACCTCACTATTCCCGCAAACGTCACTCTCGAAAACGATGGGGATGAAGTGGTGGCACTCGTACAGGCGGTGAGTGAAGAAGTAGAGACCCCTGTAGCCGTAGACCTTGGGGCTATTGAAGTAGAAAAGAAAGGAAAGACTGAAGTTGCTGAGTAATTATGAAGCAAATGAAAAGGCCCACAATTGCAGAGCAATTGTGGGCCTTTTTCTGTGGGTGAAAAAGTAGATACCAAAGCCTCAAATTGGTATACTACAGACAAGAGTTATGTATATCAAAATTTTGGTACTGAGTGTTATTTTTGTGAGTGGCAGTTTTTTATTGCCATCCTTTGTGCGAGGCCAAGCACCCGCCATTTGTAACGACGACGTTACGGGGAAGACAGAAGACCAACTTAAAATTGACCTTGCGCTCTGTAATGCAGAGATTGCAAAATGGCAGGGTATCCTCACGGGCACACGCGACAAGGTGACTACTATCGACGGCGACGTAAAGGCGCTCACGGCCAAAATCAAATCAGCCGAGGCAACCATCAAATCTAAAAACATTGCCATCTCTCAACTCACGAAAGATATTAATGTGCGGAGCAAGAAAATTGACGGTCTCGAAGTACTCATTGACGATGGAAAAAAGTCACTCGCGCAACTCCTCCGTCGTACGAATGAACTCGACGATTACTCGCTTGCTGAGGTAATACTCGATAGTAAGAAACTCTCTGATTTTTTTGTGGACCTCGATTCTTTTCTTTCGATTCAGCGTGGGCTTGAAGATCACTTTTATGCTGTTCGCGAAACTATAGCAGAAACTGAGGAGGAGCGAGAACGACTCGGCGAGATCCAAGATCAAGAACTCGATGCAAAATATGATGTAGAAATAAAAAAGAAGACGATTACCAAGACTGAACAGCAGAAGAAAGAGTTACTCGCCGCCACAAAACAAGAGGCAAAATCATACGAGCAAATTGTGGCTGACAGACAAGCAAAGGCAAATCAAATCAACGCTGCACTCTTTCGTCTCCGTGGTGTTGATGGTGGTGGTATTCCATTTAAAGACGCGCTCGCCTATGCACAGGAAGCGTCTCGCTATACTGGTGTGCGTGCAGCATTCATTCTTGGTATCTTGCGTCAGGAGTCCAATCTGGGGGTGAATGTAGGACAGTGTCTTCTCACGGATGCGACGACCGGAGCAGGAAAGGGGAAGAACACGGGTACGCCATTTTCAAATGTCATGAAGCCAGACCGCGATGTTCCGTACTTCATAGACATGATGAAGCGCTTGGGACGTGACCCGTACCTCACTCCCGTTTCTTGTCCGCAGTCCATCGGATACGGAGGAGCAATGGGTCCTACTCAGTTTATTCCCTCAACATGGAAAGGATACGAGGGGCGTATCGCCACTGCTTTTGGCGTCCCCGTGGGTGACCCATGGAATCCTCAACACGCTATCATGGCTACGGCACTATTTCTTCAAGATTTGGGCGCAGCGCGTGGCGGGTACTCTGCAGAGCGTGAGTCCGCAGGTCGCTACTATGCAGGAGGCAACTGGGCTCTCTATGGTCTCGGATACGCAGCCAGTGTGCTCGGCCACGCCGAAGTTTACCAAGACAACATCGATTTCTTGAATAATCAGTAGTACCTAGACCTAAACCCAACTGTTTTAAAACGAGCAGGGTTCTATCCTAGAAAGCGGTGCCACCTCAAAACTCTTATTCGGCACCACTTTATATCTGCACGCATAAGCCCCAGAATTAAAACCTAAAGGTTTTAATTCTGGGGCTTTGCTCCGCTCGCCCAATGAGGGCTGTGCGAGGCATCTCTAAAGTGGCGCACTCAACAAGTTTTGATACGAAGATGCACATGAACAAATCCGTTGACGCACAACTTTTGCAGCGCCTCGCGCAAGGCCACGCAGGCCGAGCGGAGCAAAAACCTAGAATACCAAATGCGAAGCATTTGGTATTCTAGGTTTTATGCGTGCGGGGCAAAAGTTCGTGCCGAGAAAGGATTTGTGGTTTTTGAACTTGTACGCAAATAAGTCTTTGGGGATGGGCGATACCGGTTGCCAAATAAAGCAATTCTGGTATAGTGTCACGACTATGAAAGCAGATATACACCCAAAGAACTACCGAACAGTCATTTTCCACGACAACTCAAGTGGAGAGCGGTTTCTCGTTGGTTCTACGATTCACACGGAAAAGACTGAAAAGTGGACAGATGGCAACGAATACCCGATTGCATTTGTAGACGTTTCAAGTGCTTCGCACCCATTCTACACAGGACAGGAAAAGGTGATGGACACTGCAGGACGCGTCGAACGTTTCAAGGCTCGTGTGGAGAAGTCAAAGGCAAAGGGAAAGAAGGCGTAAGGAAAAAGCCGGACTCGCACGTCCGGCTTTTTGTTGCCTGTAATTTGCTATACTTGAATGGTCTCACATCTATCGTATGGAATTCAATAATGAACATCTTGCCCTCTTTAGGGAAAATCACAAAACGCAGTTTCTCTGTGGGCAATTTGATGCGCTTCGCGCTAAGCGTCTGGAAGCAGAAGGACTTGCGCTTGACCCCACGATGGCAGAATTGGTGCAGGAAGAAATCGCGTCTCTCGACGAGCAAACGACACACCTGTATACAGAAATGGAGCGCATCCTCGAAGATTCTAAAGTTGAAGAAGCTAAGCCCTATGGGGTACTCCTTGAAGTACGTGCAGGGGCAGGGGGAGAGGAGGCTGCGCTTTTTGCGGAAGAACTCGCGTATATGTACCTACGGTATGCCGAGATGAAGGGGTGGCAGACTTCCACCGCATCTGAGTCGCGCGCTTCACAGGGTGGCTTTAAGGAAGCGACATTTGAGATTATTGGTAATGACGCCTACGACGCACTCCGCTATGAGACTGGCGTCCACCGCGTCCAGCGTATTCCCGTTACTGAGAAAATGGGACGTATCCACACCTCTACCGCATCCGTGGTCATTCTCCCCATGCGTCGCAAACCTATTATTGAGGTGAATCCGAGCGACTTTGATATGGAGTTTTCTCGTTCGGGAGGTGCAGGAGGGCAGAACGTCAACAAAGTGGAAACGGCAGTGCGCCTCATTCACCGCCCGACAGGCCTTGACGTGCGTTGCCAGTCTGAGCGCAGTCAGTTGAAAAATCGAGAAAAGGCCATGACTATGCTCATCGCCAAACTCGAAATGGCTCACGAGGAAGAAGAATCAAAAAAGCATGCTGCCACCCGCAAGTCACAGATTGGTACCGGTGACCGCTCAGAAAAAATCCGCACATATAATGTGCCACAGAACCGCATCACTGACCATCGCATCAAAGAGTCATGGCACAATATCCATGAAATCCTCGCAGGCAATCTTGCTGATGTCGTGAAATCCCTACAACGAGCCGAGGCAGGAGCTAGTGCTGGCGAGATTGCAGAATAAGGGGTGCTGTGGTACTATCCGACTGCTCTTTTAATGGGCGTATTTTTAATTATGAATATAAATCACACATCGGAGAAATCTCTTATCGAGCGTCTTTTTGACGTTGGTGCACACTTTGGCTTTACGAAGTCACGTCGTCACCCTACTGCAACCACATTTATTTTTGGGAACAAGCAGGGGACTGACATTATTGATCTTGAACAAACAGCACTCGCACTCGAGAATGCAAAAAATTTCTGTCTCGAAGCGGGAAAGGCAGGGAAGACAGTTCTCTTTGTCGGCACAAAGGAAGAAATGACCGTGACCGTAAAGGCTCACGCAGAACAGGCAAAAATGCCTTTTGTGGTGAATCGATGGGTGGGCGGTATGCTTACCAACTTTTCTGAAATTAAAAAACGTGTACAGCGTCTTAAGGATTTGGTAGCTCAAGGAGAATCAGGAGAGCTTGAACGCAAATACACAAAAAAAGAACGTGTCGTGATTGGTCGTGAACTCGACAAACTCGTACACAATTTTTCTGGTATTCAGCATATGGATCGTCTTCCATACGCAATGATTATTGTTGA
This window encodes:
- a CDS encoding RpiB/LacA/LacB family sugar-phosphate isomerase; its protein translation is MKIYIATDHAGFPLKEHILPFVREELGYEVVDCGDLTLNPTDDYPLFMKEAARAVSENPEGAKAIIFGWSGQGEAIVANRFPHIRAVVYYGGQPEIIRLSREHNDANVLSFGAHFVSVEDAKEAVALWLSTPFTHDDRHVRRIAQIDN
- a CDS encoding 50S ribosomal protein L25 — protein: MVTHTIKHYIMTFSLTVEARTERGKKLVQLREAGKLPAIMYGPKEEATALTIDRVEFEKLFKQTGESSVITLTGLKTPKEVLVNDVAFDARRGGVIHVDFYAVEAGKEITVDVPLEFVGEAPAIKQGGTLTKVLHEVSITCMPAHLPKEILVDVSGLDDFEKQIHVRDLTIPANVTLENDGDEVVALVQAVSEEVETPVAVDLGAIEVEKKGKTEVAE
- a CDS encoding transketolase, translating into MHYLSDTEVHELEIKANEIRQSIIEMLVEAKSGHTAGPLGMADIFTTLYFEVLKHNPKDPFWAERDRVILSNGHICPGLYATMAHAGYFPVEELLTLRKFGSRLQGHPHRETLPGIETSSGPLGSGLSQAVGMALAERIDNPYSAKFFYCLMGDGELDCGQIWEAMMLAGKEGLNNVVAIVDRNGIQIDGLTKDVMPLEPLREKFESFNWDVQEVDGHNIRAINDAIGKAHAVYGQPSIIIAHTIPSKGVDVFERDFRWHGNPPGLGPEDQVQKSEQATVALKKLRTLNGHLHMHEYGE
- a CDS encoding aldehyde dehydrogenase; translated protein: MKKVRVAINGFGRIGRTFFRLAYDHPDFEVVMVNDLGDIKNLAYLLEYDTAYGRVPYSVVAEEGALIVDGKKIRCTSERELAKLPWGEEHIDIVVESTGVFTSYEKAKAHIEAGAKRVVVTAPLKDEGADSALAQTVLMGMNENALATCTVSSNASCTTNATSPLVAILNEAIGIEKAILNTVHAYTASQSLVDGPSKKDFREGRSAAQNIVPSSTGAAIATTLVHTSLKDKFDGISIRVPVQVGSIVDFTFIAKRDTTAAEVNEALTKAATQAPWQGKFAVTAAPIVSSDIIGAEVASIADLTFTRVVGGNLVKVLAWYDNETGYTSTLVNHVAHIASLLQKS
- a CDS encoding transketolase family protein; the protein is MANNIASHLNPNLFKSDVETAPNRNGYGDGLKEAGEADVRVVALSADLTSSTKTNVFAEAFPKRFVQIGIAEQNLASVAAGMAAMGKIPFFASYAAFSPGRNWEQIRTTIAYNGVNVKIIGAHAGVSVGPDGATHQAVEDLATMRIIPRMVVIAPCDYDEAKKATLAMAKYVGPAYMRLAREASPRITTSGTPFAIGKAEVFYTKSPEHTKTVGIISTGIMTYQALVAAKTLNERGIGASVLHVATIKPLDTKAVEQFAEIHNVLVTVEEHQRVGGLGSAIAEHLSLVRPTKILRLGMNDVFGQSGTPEELFACYGMDSASIAREAEKFLG
- a CDS encoding carbohydrate kinase family protein, coding for MDQQYDFVAIGDTTVDAFIELSQEDAKVTVDEKTGRKKLEMAFGGKLPYKDVVVVNAVGNSANATVAAHRLGLRAALVSSLGHDRNGSDCLDTLRKEGIDTDYIKIHEGKKTNYHYILRYGAERTILIKHEEFPYQLPDFKTSPRFLYFSSIGENGVAFHHEIAKYVKEHPETKLAFQPGTFQIRLGYEELKDLYAVTEIFFCNKEEAQEILKTQEQSIPALLRMMKALGPKIPVITDGPNGAYALEGDTAWYMPMYPDPKEPVSRTGAGDSFSSTFVSALILGHDVKTALAWGPINSMSVVQHIGAQNGLLTKEKIQEYLKTAPANYVAKIV
- a CDS encoding D-glycerate dehydrogenase, with translation MALIYITRHIPEIGINLLRAAGHTVDVSTKDGVLTPQELVSAVSAKPYDAVISLLTDTINKEIFDAVPTAKIFANYAVGYNNINLEDAKTAGVTITNTPGVLNDTVAEFTIALMLAIAHRIPESETFTRTGKFVGWGPELFIGTDVKGKTLGIVGAGRIGYEVARRAYHGLGMNIAYYDVVQLPTLEKDCKATFVDSVEALLPLADVVSIHVPLLPTTKHLINAERLALMKPSAYLINTSRGPVVDEDALVVALQTGVIRGAALDVYEYEPTLAKGLASLPNVVITPHIASASDETRGKMSVMAAQNVIDFLAGEVPENRVALE